A portion of the Polaribacter cellanae genome contains these proteins:
- the asnB gene encoding asparagine synthase (glutamine-hydrolyzing): MCGIAGVVGENIQKESIYKMLLSQTHRGPDDTGIWEEENVVLGHNRLAIIDLRATSNQPFTDNSNRYHLVFNGEIYNYLELRNELNYNFKTNSDTEVLLAAYLEWGKDCLHKLNGMFSFAIWDVKEEKLFAARDRFGVKPFFYTQIDNKLIFSSEIKAIHAFGLQKTPNRKVWANYFAFGSYGLPNETFWEDISQLSGGHYLEYSNKNSKIEKWYFFEKEVEKYQEKYTYEEVKSKYSNLLKQSIRWRFRSDVAVGFNLSGGLDSSALLAFVNQQENSENIKAFTFYTDDKRYDELAWVEEMIGITKNPLVKILLKSDEVEELSKKITHYQDEPFGGIPTLAYAKIFEQARKENILVLLDGQGMDEQWAGYDYYLKKKDTNIIQGVNKSPFKKDVLSKEFLALAEKPTYPKPFKDNLLNKQYRDLFYTKIPRALRFNDRVSMASSTELREPFLDYNLVEFAFAQPLEYKIKNEIQKKVLRDIVSEFLSDSITYAPKRPLQTPQREWLGNDLKDFVSIKLQKIKESSFSNWFDFDKLEQEWQNYIEGDNDSSFHIWQWLSLALILNENTN; the protein is encoded by the coding sequence ATGTGTGGAATTGCTGGTGTTGTTGGAGAAAATATACAGAAAGAAAGTATTTATAAAATGCTACTTTCTCAAACACATCGTGGACCAGATGATACAGGTATTTGGGAAGAAGAAAATGTAGTTTTAGGACATAATAGATTGGCAATTATCGATTTAAGAGCAACATCAAACCAACCTTTTACAGATAATTCAAACAGATATCACTTAGTTTTTAATGGAGAAATTTACAATTATTTAGAGTTAAGAAATGAACTAAATTATAACTTTAAAACAAATTCCGATACAGAAGTTTTATTAGCTGCTTATTTAGAATGGGGCAAAGATTGTTTGCATAAATTAAATGGAATGTTCTCGTTCGCGATTTGGGATGTTAAAGAAGAAAAATTATTCGCTGCCAGAGATCGTTTTGGAGTAAAACCTTTTTTTTACACACAAATTGACAATAAATTAATTTTTTCATCAGAAATAAAGGCAATTCACGCTTTTGGACTTCAAAAAACTCCTAATAGAAAAGTCTGGGCAAATTATTTTGCATTTGGTAGTTATGGATTGCCAAACGAAACTTTTTGGGAAGATATTTCTCAATTATCTGGAGGACACTATTTAGAATATTCAAACAAGAATTCAAAAATTGAAAAATGGTATTTCTTTGAAAAAGAAGTTGAAAAATATCAAGAAAAATATACATATGAAGAAGTAAAATCTAAATATTCTAATCTTTTAAAACAAAGTATTCGATGGCGTTTTAGATCAGACGTTGCTGTAGGCTTTAATTTAAGTGGAGGTTTAGATAGTTCTGCATTATTAGCATTTGTAAATCAGCAAGAAAATAGCGAAAATATAAAAGCATTTACTTTTTATACGGATGATAAAAGGTATGACGAACTTGCCTGGGTAGAAGAAATGATTGGAATTACAAAAAATCCATTGGTTAAAATACTTCTAAAATCAGATGAAGTTGAAGAATTAAGCAAAAAAATAACACATTATCAAGATGAGCCTTTTGGAGGAATACCAACTTTAGCATACGCTAAAATTTTTGAGCAAGCTAGAAAAGAAAATATTTTGGTTTTGTTAGATGGACAAGGAATGGATGAGCAATGGGCAGGTTACGATTATTATCTTAAAAAAAAAGATACAAACATTATTCAAGGAGTAAATAAATCGCCTTTTAAAAAAGACGTTCTATCAAAAGAATTTTTGGCTTTGGCAGAAAAACCAACCTACCCCAAACCATTTAAAGACAATTTGTTAAATAAACAATACAGAGATTTATTTTATACAAAAATACCAAGGGCTTTGCGTTTTAACGATAGGGTTTCTATGGCAAGTAGCACAGAATTAAGAGAACCTTTTTTAGATTATAATTTGGTTGAATTTGCGTTTGCACAACCTTTGGAATATAAAATTAAAAATGAAATTCAGAAAAAAGTATTAAGAGATATTGTTTCAGAATTTTTAAGCGATTCAATTACATACGCACCAAAAAGACCTTTACAAACACCACAAAGAGAATGGTTAGGAAATGATTTAAAAGATTTTGTTTCTATAAAATTACAAAAAATTAAAGAAAGTAGTTTTTCTAATTGGTTTGATTTTGATAAATTAGAACAAGAATGGCAAAACTATATAGAGGGAGATAACGATTCTAGTTTTCATATTTGGCAATGGTTAAGTTTAGCATTAATTTTAAACGAGAATACCAATTAA
- a CDS encoding glycosyltransferase family 2 protein yields the protein MQITLVVFNDINNVKWEFGHKIAISYTTKSLWNARESILKLEATHILFWDLSIGNLPAKNQLEKSINSKGNLWHIGSKVGLKEKPFLLDAIQPTSMLHLSINHKINHSSWKNTFKGCLLEKRVFDFINASKYSNSLDIIGLDFGYKAMKSGVITRYSAILSENIEIKKTSLKLKEELLFIRNNFDTKAFLWTYITNLFKISPISLYKTFSKKEKGVLKVFQHSKEEDILVNKDISTSIVIATLERYEVLKNELKELQELNPAPNEIIIVDQTPKEKRETTFLEEFSNLPIIYLKTDKIGQCSARNLGIKTATNKFVWFLDDDMEEIPVNYLQKHLETIYNLNADISCGIPDEIGTNYINRNIPKIELSNGFPTNDVLVKRDLLIEVGGFDEKMNQLQSEDEELGLRCIKNGALNVKNNQLRIVHLRASRGGLRSHNVRKTTFSSSRNSLFQRRFLHYSEIYLSLKHFSKTQVRKYKLLNIRGTFIVRGNFVKKMLKTLIGFLLLPHTIYKTNKNTKSAIKILNKKNESI from the coding sequence TTGCAAATTACTTTAGTTGTCTTTAATGATATAAATAATGTTAAGTGGGAATTTGGCCATAAAATAGCCATTTCTTATACAACGAAATCTTTATGGAATGCAAGAGAAAGCATTTTAAAATTAGAAGCGACACATATTTTATTTTGGGATTTATCTATTGGGAATTTGCCCGCCAAAAATCAATTAGAAAAATCGATTAATTCTAAGGGTAATTTATGGCATATTGGATCTAAAGTTGGTTTAAAAGAGAAACCATTTTTGTTAGATGCTATTCAGCCTACAAGTATGTTGCATTTATCTATCAATCACAAAATAAACCACAGTTCTTGGAAAAATACCTTTAAAGGTTGTTTGCTTGAAAAGCGTGTTTTCGATTTTATAAATGCATCCAAATATTCAAATTCTTTAGATATTATAGGTTTAGATTTTGGTTATAAAGCAATGAAATCTGGAGTAATCACAAGATATTCAGCAATTTTATCAGAAAATATAGAAATTAAAAAAACATCATTAAAATTAAAAGAAGAGCTATTGTTTATCAGAAATAATTTTGATACAAAAGCCTTTTTATGGACATACATTACAAATTTATTTAAAATTTCGCCGATTTCGCTTTACAAAACATTTTCAAAAAAAGAAAAGGGAGTACTAAAAGTTTTCCAACATTCTAAAGAAGAAGATATTTTAGTAAATAAAGACATTTCTACTTCAATAGTTATTGCAACTTTAGAACGTTACGAAGTTTTAAAAAATGAATTAAAGGAATTGCAGGAATTAAATCCTGCTCCAAATGAAATTATTATTGTAGATCAAACTCCAAAAGAAAAGAGAGAGACTACTTTTTTAGAAGAGTTTTCAAATTTACCAATTATTTACTTAAAGACAGACAAAATAGGGCAATGTTCTGCAAGAAATTTGGGCATAAAAACAGCTACGAATAAGTTTGTTTGGTTTTTAGATGACGATATGGAAGAAATTCCTGTTAATTATCTACAAAAGCACTTAGAAACAATTTATAATTTAAATGCAGATATTTCTTGTGGAATCCCAGATGAGATTGGTACAAATTATATCAATAGAAACATCCCAAAAATAGAATTATCAAACGGATTTCCAACAAACGATGTTTTAGTTAAAAGAGATTTATTAATTGAAGTTGGTGGCTTTGACGAAAAAATGAATCAACTACAAAGCGAAGACGAAGAATTGGGTTTACGTTGTATAAAAAATGGCGCATTAAATGTTAAAAATAATCAGTTAAGAATTGTTCACCTAAGAGCAAGTAGAGGAGGTTTAAGAAGCCATAATGTACGAAAAACAACATTTTCTTCATCTAGAAATAGTTTGTTTCAGAGACGTTTTTTACATTATTCAGAAATTTATTTAAGTTTAAAGCATTTTTCGAAAACACAAGTTCGAAAATATAAATTATTAAATATTAGAGGTACTTTTATTGTAAGAGGTAATTTTGTAAAAAAAATGTTGAAAACTTTAATAGGTTTTTTATTATTGCCACATACTATCTATAAGACAAATAAAAACACGAAATCTGCAATAAAAATCTTAAATAAAAAAAATGAATCAATTTAA
- a CDS encoding glycosyltransferase produces the protein MKILQIIDRLEVGGAERVFIDLTNLLYKSKKVEVSILTFDNRGGLYKYLNPQINKIDFKRKNKFNLFTAYKLSKILRNYDILHVHMIHVFKYVKFICLIFNIKTKLVLQDHYGKNSTDKKIPKYLNTFLKPKYYIGVSEELIDWAKERLNVFNSYKLTNIVIKEKHLEITNDKKGFVIVGNIKPIKNQLFAIQLVILMNEELTIVGKIQDYDYYNKLLALINKSNYKNKVHFIHDVNNVQPLLSQFKLGLMTSISESGPLVLIEYLAQNLPFLSYETGEVSQNLKKEIPSFFIKNFILNEWQEKINLINNKTEALEELYTKHYSEKKYTNECLKIYQKIKNS, from the coding sequence ATGAAAATTCTCCAAATAATAGATCGTTTAGAAGTTGGAGGTGCAGAGCGTGTATTTATAGACTTAACGAATTTACTTTATAAATCAAAAAAAGTAGAAGTATCGATATTAACATTCGATAATAGAGGAGGTTTGTATAAATATTTAAATCCCCAAATTAATAAAATAGATTTTAAGCGAAAAAATAAGTTTAATTTATTTACGGCTTATAAACTCTCAAAAATTTTAAGAAACTACGACATTTTACATGTGCATATGATACATGTTTTTAAGTATGTTAAATTTATATGTTTAATTTTTAACATTAAAACGAAACTTGTTTTACAAGATCATTATGGTAAAAACTCAACAGATAAAAAAATTCCTAAATATTTAAATACTTTTTTAAAGCCAAAATATTATATAGGGGTTTCTGAAGAGTTAATAGATTGGGCAAAAGAAAGGTTAAACGTTTTTAATAGTTATAAACTAACCAACATAGTAATAAAAGAAAAACATTTAGAGATTACAAATGATAAAAAAGGATTTGTAATCGTAGGAAATATAAAACCAATAAAAAATCAGCTATTTGCAATTCAATTAGTAATATTAATGAATGAAGAACTTACAATTGTTGGAAAAATTCAAGATTATGATTATTACAATAAATTATTAGCTTTAATTAACAAATCTAATTATAAAAATAAAGTTCATTTTATTCATGATGTCAACAATGTTCAACCATTGCTAAGCCAATTTAAATTGGGGTTAATGACTTCGATTTCCGAAAGTGGACCTTTGGTTTTAATTGAATATTTAGCTCAAAACTTACCTTTTTTATCTTATGAAACAGGAGAAGTTAGCCAAAATTTGAAAAAAGAGATTCCGAGTTTTTTTATTAAAAATTTTATTTTAAATGAATGGCAAGAAAAAATTAACTTAATAAATAATAAAACTGAAGCTTTAGAAGAGTTGTATACTAAACATTATTCTGAAAAAAAATATACAAATGAATGTTTAAAAATATATCAAAAAATAAAAAACTCTTAG
- a CDS encoding glycosyltransferase, translated as MFKNISKNKKLLVISDTGILRNEKGFRAFGPVVKELNHLLEIFDEITWIGFEKISQKNNGSYIAISNNKIKPILLKEVGGKSLKSKINILTSYPLMFNIILKEVKKHTFIHTRAPSNPALIAMFISLFYLKKKFWHKYAGSWIDNAPLFYKFQREVLKKMKSNSVITINGSFSNKKNIIPFENPCLDENDRIYGKTVLKNKSLSYSINFCFVGALTSKKGVDDIINAFKKIDSTKIGEIHFVGDSLDREKYLKESKNIKYKIVFHGFLEKNQVKNIYKKTHFILLPSKSEGFPKVIGEAMNYGAVPIVSNISCIEQYIKNNKNGFLLEKPFSLNLMNAIKESLKLENQTFLSWINFNYKLSGKFTYSYYNKRVKKDIFNIE; from the coding sequence ATGTTTAAAAATATATCAAAAAATAAAAAACTCTTAGTAATATCAGATACTGGTATTTTAAGAAATGAAAAAGGTTTTAGAGCGTTTGGTCCTGTTGTTAAGGAACTAAATCATTTACTAGAAATTTTTGACGAAATCACTTGGATTGGATTTGAAAAAATAAGTCAAAAAAATAATGGTTCTTATATTGCCATTTCTAATAATAAGATAAAACCTATCTTACTTAAAGAAGTTGGAGGTAAATCTTTAAAATCTAAAATAAATATATTAACATCTTATCCTTTAATGTTTAATATAATATTAAAAGAAGTAAAAAAACATACCTTTATACATACTAGAGCCCCTTCTAACCCTGCATTAATTGCTATGTTTATTTCTTTATTTTATCTTAAGAAAAAATTTTGGCACAAGTATGCCGGAAGTTGGATTGATAATGCTCCTTTATTTTATAAATTTCAAAGAGAAGTTTTAAAAAAAATGAAAAGTAATAGTGTAATTACTATCAATGGAAGTTTTTCAAATAAAAAAAATATTATACCTTTCGAAAACCCTTGTTTAGATGAGAATGATAGAATTTACGGAAAAACAGTTTTAAAAAATAAATCTCTTTCATATTCAATAAATTTTTGTTTCGTTGGTGCATTAACCTCAAAAAAAGGTGTTGATGATATTATAAACGCTTTTAAAAAAATAGATTCAACCAAAATAGGAGAAATACATTTTGTAGGGGATAGTTTGGATAGAGAAAAATATTTAAAGGAATCGAAAAATATTAAGTATAAAATAGTTTTTCATGGCTTTCTAGAAAAGAATCAAGTAAAAAATATTTATAAGAAAACACATTTTATATTATTACCATCTAAAAGCGAAGGTTTTCCTAAAGTTATTGGTGAAGCAATGAATTATGGAGCTGTTCCAATTGTATCTAATATTTCTTGTATAGAACAGTATATAAAAAATAATAAGAATGGTTTTTTATTAGAAAAACCTTTCTCACTAAATTTAATGAATGCAATAAAAGAAAGTTTAAAATTAGAAAACCAAACATTTTTAAGTTGGATAAACTTTAATTATAAATTATCAGGAAAATTCACGTATTCTTACTATAATAAAAGAGTAAAAAAAGATATTTTTAACATCGAATAA
- a CDS encoding O-antigen ligase family protein: MINKFTDNKLLLIAIHIIIGYLATFTWFPKPFGLGVIGFCVFFVVKAKNNNEESFLLAMYIAGAEVFIRMTKGFVFYETGKYSVILLLILGIFLGEFKQKFGVQYIFYLLLLTLGIVFTQVPDGESIRNAIVFNLSGPVVLGVAALYFYKRPIKIETILNSLYFMILPIFSMIAFLYFRTPEISEIVFGGGANFETSGGFGPNQVATAIGVGIFIIIVFIVLKVKLTGFLFLDILFLAYFIFRGLLTFSRGGIITGFIAMIFFSFFYFLHKKGSLKLFFNYFLIGGIFIIAIWVYTSNITGGMLDNRYAGKNAIGVEKKDITSGRLDILEEQLNSFLISPLGIGVGNGKFKRELSDKKITAASHNEAGRLVEEHGIIGVVILVGLMIIPLLNFFYFNNLQRAFIISFYLFWILTINHSAMRIAFPGLVYALSLIKIKENDYNTSIENE, encoded by the coding sequence TTGATTAATAAATTTACTGATAATAAATTATTACTAATAGCTATCCATATAATAATTGGTTATTTAGCAACTTTTACATGGTTTCCAAAACCATTTGGATTAGGAGTAATAGGATTTTGTGTTTTTTTTGTTGTGAAAGCTAAAAATAATAATGAAGAATCTTTTTTGTTAGCAATGTATATTGCAGGTGCAGAGGTTTTTATAAGGATGACTAAAGGTTTTGTATTTTATGAAACAGGAAAATATAGTGTTATTCTTTTACTCATTTTAGGAATTTTTTTGGGTGAGTTTAAACAAAAATTTGGAGTTCAATATATATTTTATTTGTTACTACTTACTTTAGGAATTGTTTTTACACAAGTTCCAGATGGAGAATCTATTAGAAATGCCATAGTTTTTAATTTAAGTGGACCTGTTGTTTTAGGAGTTGCTGCTTTGTATTTTTATAAAAGGCCTATAAAAATTGAGACAATTTTAAATAGTTTGTATTTTATGATTCTACCAATTTTCTCAATGATTGCTTTTCTATATTTTAGAACACCAGAAATAAGTGAAATTGTTTTTGGAGGTGGAGCAAATTTTGAAACATCTGGAGGCTTTGGTCCAAATCAAGTTGCTACTGCCATTGGAGTAGGAATATTTATAATTATTGTATTTATAGTTTTAAAAGTGAAGTTAACGGGTTTTTTATTTTTAGACATTCTTTTTCTAGCATACTTTATTTTCAGAGGTTTGTTAACATTTTCAAGAGGAGGTATTATTACTGGTTTTATAGCAATGATATTTTTTTCTTTTTTTTATTTCTTACACAAAAAAGGTTCTTTAAAGTTATTTTTCAACTACTTTTTAATTGGCGGTATATTTATTATTGCTATTTGGGTCTATACTTCAAATATTACTGGAGGTATGTTAGATAATAGGTATGCAGGTAAAAATGCGATTGGTGTTGAAAAAAAAGATATTACCTCTGGGAGATTAGATATATTAGAAGAACAATTGAATAGTTTTTTAATTTCTCCATTAGGTATCGGAGTAGGTAATGGGAAATTTAAAAGAGAATTAAGTGATAAAAAAATTACTGCTGCATCGCATAATGAAGCTGGAAGATTGGTAGAAGAACATGGTATAATAGGGGTTGTAATTCTCGTAGGTCTTATGATTATTCCTTTATTAAATTTTTTTTATTTTAATAATTTACAAAGAGCATTTATTATTTCTTTTTACCTATTTTGGATTTTAACAATTAATCATTCTGCAATGAGAATTGCATTTCCAGGATTAGTTTATGCTTTAAGTTTAATAAAAATTAAAGAGAACGATTACAATACCAGTATAGAAAATGAATAA
- a CDS encoding glycosyltransferase family 4 protein encodes MNKNILYIGNNLGKQSKYKTTLETLSFLLREEKFSLKLSSDKKNKIVRLFDMIFTIFKNRRNTDYILIDTFSTTSFYFAFIVSQLSRFYRIKYLPILHGGNLPYRLDKSQRISKLLFNNSDKNIAPSNYLKSEFEKRGFKVVYIPNTIEIEKYTFTYRNFLKPNLLWVRSFKELYNPTLAIEVLLLLKSEFPLAKLCMVGPEIDDSFEQTKKMVSKYNLESSVKFTGTLPSKEWHKASESYDIFINTTNFDNTPISVMEAMALGLVIVSTNAGGMPYLITNNKNGILVEKGNSKQMAREIIKIIKSNKIILATKAREEVENFGWNNVKNKWLSILK; translated from the coding sequence ATGAATAAGAATATTTTATATATCGGAAATAACTTAGGTAAGCAATCAAAATATAAAACTACATTAGAGACATTAAGTTTTTTATTAAGGGAAGAAAAATTTAGTTTAAAATTATCGTCAGATAAGAAGAATAAAATTGTTAGGTTATTTGACATGATTTTTACTATTTTTAAAAATAGGAGAAATACAGACTACATTCTAATAGACACTTTTAGTACAACAAGTTTCTATTTTGCCTTTATAGTATCTCAATTATCTAGATTTTATAGAATTAAATATTTACCTATATTACATGGAGGTAATTTGCCTTATAGATTAGACAAATCTCAAAGAATTTCTAAATTACTTTTTAATAATTCAGACAAAAATATAGCGCCTTCAAATTACCTGAAAAGTGAGTTTGAAAAAAGAGGCTTTAAAGTGGTTTATATTCCTAATACAATTGAAATTGAAAAGTATACTTTTACATATAGAAACTTTTTAAAACCAAACTTATTGTGGGTTAGATCTTTTAAAGAATTGTATAATCCTACTTTAGCAATAGAAGTTCTACTTCTATTAAAAAGTGAATTTCCTTTAGCAAAATTATGTATGGTTGGCCCTGAAATTGATGATTCTTTTGAGCAAACAAAAAAAATGGTCTCTAAGTATAATTTAGAAAGTTCTGTAAAATTTACAGGAACTCTTCCTTCAAAAGAATGGCATAAAGCTTCTGAGTCTTATGACATTTTTATAAATACTACAAATTTTGACAATACACCTATAAGCGTTATGGAGGCAATGGCTTTAGGGTTAGTAATAGTGTCTACTAATGCTGGTGGTATGCCTTATTTAATAACTAATAATAAAAACGGAATTTTAGTAGAGAAAGGGAATTCGAAACAAATGGCACGTGAAATAATAAAGATAATAAAATCAAATAAGATTATCTTAGCAACAAAAGCGAGAGAAGAAGTGGAAAATTTTGGTTGGAATAATGTTAAAAACAAATGGTTATCTATTTTAAAATAG
- a CDS encoding glycosyltransferase family 4 protein, giving the protein MNKKKTIWIINQTAGNLNSGWGERHFLLSKYWVKKDYKVKIISGSYNHLFLKQPKVSKKWFTIEKVEENVDFCWVKTPKYSGTGFMKIISNFIYTFKLFFLKSNLLEKPDIIIVSSMPIFPILNGIFFKRKFKVKKLIFEIRDLWPLTPMYLKGYSKYHPFIKLLSFFEKLAYNKSDYIVSLLPNTKKYINSITKSDKEVHYIPNGIDSDLIKKDKIPQEIIRLLPKNKFIVGYAGTIGLANAMEFFVEASKLLQNENVHFVIVGDGYLKEELKNKVKDTLNITFIDKISKSKVQNMLSYFDVCYLSRYKSPLYHYGVSYNKYFDYMLAKKPILESSEFIKDQVELSNCGIIVEPESAKAIVNGILELYKMKEENRKVFGEKGYKYVVKHHSYLNLSALYENLF; this is encoded by the coding sequence ATGAATAAGAAAAAAACAATCTGGATTATTAATCAAACAGCAGGAAACTTAAATTCTGGCTGGGGAGAGCGACATTTTCTTTTAAGTAAATATTGGGTAAAGAAAGATTATAAAGTAAAAATTATTTCAGGTTCCTACAATCATCTTTTTTTAAAACAACCAAAGGTTTCTAAAAAATGGTTTACTATAGAAAAAGTAGAAGAGAATGTAGATTTTTGTTGGGTTAAAACACCTAAGTATTCTGGAACTGGTTTTATGAAAATAATAAGTAATTTTATTTATACTTTTAAATTATTTTTTCTTAAATCCAATCTTTTAGAAAAACCAGATATAATTATCGTTTCTTCAATGCCAATATTTCCTATTTTAAATGGTATTTTTTTTAAACGTAAGTTTAAAGTTAAAAAATTAATTTTTGAAATTAGAGATTTATGGCCTTTAACCCCAATGTATTTAAAAGGCTATTCTAAATACCACCCGTTTATAAAACTTCTTAGTTTTTTTGAAAAATTGGCCTATAATAAATCAGATTATATTGTTTCTTTATTGCCAAATACTAAAAAATATATAAATTCTATTACGAAAAGCGATAAGGAAGTACATTATATTCCTAATGGAATTGATTCAGATTTAATCAAAAAAGACAAAATTCCTCAAGAAATCATTCGTTTATTACCAAAAAATAAATTTATTGTTGGCTATGCAGGCACAATTGGTTTAGCAAATGCAATGGAATTTTTTGTTGAAGCTTCTAAATTATTACAAAATGAAAATGTTCATTTTGTAATTGTTGGAGATGGATATTTAAAAGAAGAATTAAAAAATAAAGTTAAAGACACATTAAATATTACCTTTATTGATAAAATTTCTAAATCGAAAGTACAAAATATGCTTAGTTATTTTGATGTTTGCTATTTAAGTAGATATAAGTCACCTCTATATCATTATGGCGTTTCATATAATAAATATTTCGATTATATGTTAGCAAAAAAACCAATTTTAGAATCTTCTGAGTTCATAAAAGATCAAGTGGAATTATCTAATTGTGGCATTATTGTAGAACCTGAATCTGCTAAAGCTATTGTAAATGGTATTTTAGAACTTTACAAAATGAAAGAAGAAAACAGAAAGGTTTTTGGTGAAAAAGGTTACAAGTATGTAGTAAAACACCATAGTTACCTAAATCTAAGTGCTTTATATGAAAATCTTTTTTAA
- a CDS encoding exopolysaccharide biosynthesis polyprenyl glycosylphosphotransferase, with product MSQKNYFNISERKLFLRIIDVLIITLSIYFSTKFLEFTYINFNKPYIVSWLLLLTIYYLIFGEIFQLFNLNVSNNRYTVVRSIVLTTFTTTVFYIFTPYFSPSLPANRLQIVYFFLVLTVPVILWRFIYILTIFSPKYFKTVVFVGHSNKISKMLQQVNNDNFHYIKAYFSDKEIKGVDGFHDISKTSLKDLDIDKNVNEVIISKENLSANIVNNLNLELIYLFEKGVNIVSFGKFYEDVTVRVPREYLGSNFYDHINFSKNNTNRLYLFGLRATDVVVAVSGIIIFILLIPFIFIGNFFGNKGPLFYSQIRVGKNGKHFKIYKLRSMVKNAESGKAIWAQKNDTRITTFGKFLRNTRLDEVPQFFNILKGDMSIIGPRPERPEFVQDLENQIPFYAIRHVVRPGLTGWAQVNYPYANTIEEQETKLRYDLYYIKERNGFLDFKILIKTATTILFFRGQ from the coding sequence ATGTCTCAAAAAAACTATTTTAATATTTCTGAGAGAAAATTATTTTTAAGAATAATAGATGTTCTTATAATAACTCTAAGTATTTATTTTTCAACGAAGTTTTTAGAATTTACCTATATTAATTTTAACAAGCCTTATATTGTAAGCTGGTTATTACTATTAACTATTTATTATTTAATCTTTGGAGAAATATTTCAATTATTTAATTTAAACGTTTCTAATAATAGATACACAGTTGTAAGAAGTATTGTGTTAACTACTTTTACAACCACAGTATTTTACATTTTTACACCATATTTTTCTCCTTCATTACCCGCAAACAGGCTTCAAATTGTTTACTTTTTCTTAGTGCTTACAGTACCTGTAATACTTTGGAGATTTATTTATATACTAACTATTTTTTCTCCAAAATATTTTAAAACCGTAGTTTTTGTTGGACATTCAAATAAAATTTCTAAAATGTTGCAACAAGTTAATAACGATAATTTTCATTATATAAAAGCCTATTTTTCAGATAAAGAAATTAAGGGCGTAGATGGTTTCCATGATATTTCTAAAACAAGTTTAAAGGATTTAGATATCGACAAGAATGTAAATGAAGTAATTATTTCTAAGGAAAATTTGTCTGCAAATATTGTTAATAATTTAAATTTAGAATTAATTTATTTATTCGAAAAAGGAGTAAACATTGTAAGTTTTGGTAAATTTTATGAAGATGTAACAGTAAGAGTACCAAGAGAATATTTAGGTTCCAATTTTTACGATCATATTAATTTTAGTAAAAATAATACAAACAGATTATATCTTTTTGGGTTGAGAGCCACAGATGTAGTTGTTGCGGTTTCTGGGATTATAATATTTATACTCCTTATTCCTTTTATATTTATTGGTAATTTTTTTGGAAATAAAGGCCCTTTATTTTACTCTCAAATTAGAGTAGGTAAAAATGGAAAGCATTTTAAAATATACAAACTGCGTTCTATGGTTAAAAATGCAGAATCTGGTAAAGCAATTTGGGCACAAAAAAACGATACAAGAATAACCACTTTTGGTAAATTTTTAAGAAATACAAGATTAGACGAAGTTCCTCAGTTTTTTAATATTTTAAAAGGCGATATGAGTATTATTGGTCCAAGACCAGAGAGACCAGAATTTGTGCAAGATTTAGAAAATCAAATTCCTTTTTATGCAATTCGTCACGTTGTAAGACCAGGTTTAACAGGTTGGGCTCAAGTGAATTATCCGTATGCAAATACCATCGAAGAACAAGAAACAAAACTAAGATACGATTTGTATTATATTAAAGAAAGGAACGGCTTTTTAGACTTTAAAATACTTATTAAAACAGCAACTACTATTCTATTTTTTAGAGGTCAGTAA